The Ignavibacteria bacterium DNA window CCTGGAAGAAACGATGGGTTTTCGCGGTTGCGCAACATCATTTGCAGATATTCTTCCTTATGGGTCCATAACGAAACGGAATGTGCATTATGTGCGAGAAGAATGGCGAGTGTTGTTCCCCAACTTCCTGCTCCAAGAACACCAATATTCATTCGAATAAACGGAAAACGAAGTTCAACTATGATTACTTATGGTTAGGGAGATGAATTCGTGTCAGCCGTTTTTCTGTTCCGCTCAATAATCGTTTGATGTTAGAACGATGTGTGAAAATCAACAACAACGAAAGTCCGATGGAAACATAAATGAGCGTGTTGTATCCCGTAAGATGTGCGTGAAAAATATTATGACGAACCACCATCACGACCGGAAACGAAACCCCTGCGACAACAGAACCGAGGGATATGTATTTGGATATACCCAGCACCAAAAAAAAGATTGCCATTGTTATTCCCAACTCGATTGGAGCAAGACCAAGAAAAATTCCCAACGTTGTTGCAACGCCTTTTCCGCCGCGGAAATTTGCAAAGATACTCCAGATGTGTCCTGAAATAGCAGATATTCCGGCAATAATTTGCACAACAGTAAAATCGTCGAACGGCGTATAGTTTTTGAACGGAAGCGCATCATACATAACGCGAGCAACAAGTAAAACGGCAATCAGTCCTTTTACTGCATCGAACAGAATTACGCCAACGCCAACTTTCCAACCGAACACGCGGATGACATTGGTGCCGCCAGCATTCCCGCTTCCATAGTTACGAATATCAATTCCTCCTTTGAGTTTACTGATGATGATACTTGTAGGAAATGATCCGATGATGTAAGAAAGCAGAATAACAAGTGATAAAGAAATCATAACGTTTTTTTTACTTTTAAAAGTGGAAAAAGATAGGAATTTTGAATGGAACAACAAAGAAGGCATCAACGATATTCCTCCGTAGTAACGGCGAATTTGTATATTCACCCGCAATTTTCATAAGCCACAACAGTAACATTATAACATCGCATATCGCAATTCCCATTGTGTCTGTTACCATCCCGAAAGAAGAAACTGAACGAAAGCAATACATACGTTCAATGTTCAATTCTATTGCATCGAAGTACGATTTCCTCAATCATATATTCAGCGGTGGAACAGATGTTCTTTGGCGAAAAAAAGCGATTACACTTTTAAAAAAATATGAACCGAAAAAAATTCTCGACGTTGCATGCGGAACGGGAGATTTTTCTTTTGCGGCAATGAAACTTTCTCCACAAGAAATTATTGGTGTAGATATTGCGGAAGAAATGCTTGCAATCGGAAAAGAAAAAATTGCTAAGAAAAGTTTTCAAAACACAGTTCGCTTTGAAATCGGTGAAGCAGAATCGCTGAAATTTTCCAATGAATATTTTGATGCGGCAATTGTTGCATTTGGTGTTCGCAATTTCTCCAATCTTGAACAAGGGCTTTCCGAAATGCGAAGAGTATTGAAATCGAATGGCGTATTATGCGTTCTCGAATTTTCCAAACCGAAAAGTTTTCCTTTCAAACAACTTTACTTTTTCTATTTCAAACATGTTCTCCCTTTTCTTGGAAAACAAATTTCCCAGCACAACGAAGCGTACAATTATCTTCCGCATACTGTTATGAATTTTCCACAAGGCGAAAATTTTATTTCCATTTTGAAAAAAGTTGGTTTTAAAAATGTCGAAGAAAACCGATTGGCGTTTGGAATATCTACTGTATATTTGGCACAGAAATGAACACTCCATCAATTCAAAATTATACCGACTCACATCCAACAACTCCAATCTCCAACCGCATTATCCGCGTTGGACACTCACCTGACCCCGACGACGCATTTATGTTTTACGGACTCGCAAGCGGAAAAGTGCAACTCGATGGAATAACGATTGAACATTTTCTCGAAGATATTCAATCACTCAATCAACGCGCAATGAAAGGCGAAATAGAAGTTACAGCAATTTCCGCTCACGCATTTCCGTATGTTGCTGATAAATATTGGATAATGGAAACAGGCGCAAGTATGGGAGAGGGTTACGGTCCCGTTCTCGTTTCCAAAGAATATAATTCACTCGAAGAGTTACGTGAAAAAATAATTTCAGGAAAAGAATCGCGAACAATTGCGACACCGGGAAAATTAACAACAGCAACATTACTCTTCAAAATATTTTGTGAAGGAATTACCAATGTTGATATTTCTTTTGATACAATAATGGAAAAAGTTTTGGATGGAACATACGCTGCGGGACTTTTGATTCATGAAGGGCAACTCACATATCACACAGAAGGATTTCACAAATTGCTTGACTTCGGAGAATTTTGGGAAACGAAAACCAATGGATTTCCGCTTCCACTTGGTTTAGATGTTGTGCGGAAAGATTTAGGCGAAGAACTTGCGAGAAAACTTTCTCGTGGTTTAAAAGAAAGTATTCACTACGGATACACCCATCAAAACGAAGCGATTCCGTATGCAATGCAATGGGGACGC harbors:
- the ubiE gene encoding bifunctional demethylmenaquinone methyltransferase/2-methoxy-6-polyprenyl-1,4-benzoquinol methylase UbiE, which translates into the protein MSVTIPKEETERKQYIRSMFNSIASKYDFLNHIFSGGTDVLWRKKAITLLKKYEPKKILDVACGTGDFSFAAMKLSPQEIIGVDIAEEMLAIGKEKIAKKSFQNTVRFEIGEAESLKFSNEYFDAAIVAFGVRNFSNLEQGLSEMRRVLKSNGVLCVLEFSKPKSFPFKQLYFFYFKHVLPFLGKQISQHNEAYNYLPHTVMNFPQGENFISILKKVGFKNVEENRLAFGISTVYLAQK
- the plsY gene encoding glycerol-3-phosphate 1-O-acyltransferase PlsY, whose translation is MISLSLVILLSYIIGSFPTSIIISKLKGGIDIRNYGSGNAGGTNVIRVFGWKVGVGVILFDAVKGLIAVLLVARVMYDALPFKNYTPFDDFTVVQIIAGISAISGHIWSIFANFRGGKGVATTLGIFLGLAPIELGITMAIFFLVLGISKYISLGSVVAGVSFPVVMVVRHNIFHAHLTGYNTLIYVSIGLSLLLIFTHRSNIKRLLSGTEKRLTRIHLPNHK
- a CDS encoding ABC transporter substrate-binding protein, producing the protein MNTPSIQNYTDSHPTTPISNRIIRVGHSPDPDDAFMFYGLASGKVQLDGITIEHFLEDIQSLNQRAMKGEIEVTAISAHAFPYVADKYWIMETGASMGEGYGPVLVSKEYNSLEELREKIISGKESRTIATPGKLTTATLLFKIFCEGITNVDISFDTIMEKVLDGTYAAGLLIHEGQLTYHTEGFHKLLDFGEFWETKTNGFPLPLGLDVVRKDLGEELARKLSRGLKESIHYGYTHQNEAIPYAMQWGR